The nucleotide window GTTGTTCTGCGTCTTGCGGAAATAAAGAAGCCCCCGGCAGAAATGCCGGGGGCTTTCTTTTAGAAGAGTAATTGCATCACCCAAAGTGAAAGCAGGGCGTTAATCACGCAGATAGTAATGATGTGTGGATAGTATTTAGGGTTCACGCCTGCAGTGCCGAGGCAACGGCCAGTGTTTTGCACTGGATTACCCATCAAATAAATCGCAGGCAGGAGAATAGTCGCATCATGGCCGTTAAGCGTACTGGTGGCAACCAGGCTCGCACAGACGCCGACGCCACCTCCCATGCTCATGACTGCTGCCAGCAGAACGGTAGCGGCTTCGCCGGGCAATCCCCAAATCGCCATAATGGGGGCGCACACCTTGCCGACAATATCCAAAAGCCCCGTAACTTTCAGTGCCTGAATAATGACAAAGGCCATCACGACGTTAGGCAGCAGGCTGGTGGTGGCAATGGTAAACCCACGGCGGGCTCCATCGATAAACATATCCATGATGTTTTTACGCACGAGTGCTGTCACTTTGTGGCTCCTTTAGCTGTCGGTTTTCAATCCGGGCAATCCACAGGCGTAAAAAATTGGCACCGATAAACTTAAAAATAAGGATAACGACCAGGGGAGTAATCACCGGAACCGTGATACTGGTAAACAGCGCAGCACCTGATGAGAAGTAATTGGTAATAATGGCGCTGCCGCTGGTCTGGAAGGTGGCGAAAATAGCCCTCTCCCTGTCGGTGATCGTGCCGTCATCCGCCATTTCTTTCGTCATCCCGGCAGCGGCATCGGTGTTTTGCAGGTTGGCGATCAGCGCCAGAGAGCAAATACCAGGGATACCCAGCAGGGGTTTGAGGATCGGCGTCATCAGCTGTTGTGCTGCGCGAAGACCGCCCAACCCTTCGGTTACGGCAATAATACCCAGAGATAAAATGACCGATGGGGCGAGCTCTAAGGCAAAAAGAAAGCCATCCTTTGCACCTGTGCCACCAATACCGCGAAAAGAGGCGGGGGTTGCCGCGACCCCATTGACCTGACCAAACGTGCCGTTCAGTACGGTAAAATCAAACACTCGCCACCATTCGGTGGTTTTCGAGAACAAACCGGAAAAGAAAATAATGGTGATAATGAAAACGAGATACCCCGACCATGTTACTTTTCTCTGGCTGTGGGGGGGATTGCTCATGTTGCCTCCTTATGAATTTATCCCTGGGGCGCAGGAAAATACGCCAATGGAGTGCTACTTAGAGCAAAAAAAGCCGTAAAAGACGATACCGATACGGCTATTATCAGAATCTATTTAGGGACGTAACGCTTTCTCGCGGGGATGTCGCAGATAATGACCGGTGGTTTTTCTTTTGGTCATCTTTTTAGTATAAGATTTACACACGGACAACTACTGTCCAGCTTATTGAAAACGAGGAATAACATGCGCGTAAAAGTCTGTGCAGGGATCGTAGGGGCAGCATTGCTGCTGGCGGGTTGTAGCTCCAGCAATGAGCTGTCGGCCGCGGGTCAGGGTGTTCGCTTTGTGGAAGATAAGCCGGGCAGCGAATGCCAGTTTTTAGGCACGGCAAGCGGTGAGCAAAGCAACTGGATGTCGGGCCAACACGGCGAAGAAGGTGGCTCTATGCGTGGTGCGGCAAACGCCCTGCGTAACCAGGCTGCGGCAATGGGTGGTAACGTGATTTACGGTGTGAGCAGCCCAACGCAGGGTATGCTGTCCAGCTTCGTGCCAACGGCCAGCCAGATGAATGGCCAGGTGTATAAGTGCCCGAACTGATTGTCTTTTTCCCTCTCCCCTGTGGGGAGAGGGTGAGGGAAACTAGCTCTGCCGCAGTTGCAAATCCAGTGGTGTCTTACTCGGCTCACCGCCAATTTCACGTGCCAGCTTTGGCACCATATAGCCAGAAACCAGCGTTAACAGTTCGCGCATAATCTGCCGGGCTTCTTCATCCGTGACCATGAAATGCGCCGCACCCTGCACGCGATCCAGCACGTGCAGGTAATAAGGCATCACACCCGCATCAAACAAGGCATTGCTCAGGTTGGCCAGCACGTGGGCACTATCATTCACACCGCGCAGCAACACGCTCTGGTTCAACAGCGTCACACCCGCTTTACGCAGACGCGCCATTGCGGAACGGAACGCTTCGTCGATTTCGTTCGCGTGGTTGATATGGTTTACCAGCAGTACCTGCAAACGAGACTGTTCAACGCGCGACACCAGCCCGTCAGTAATACGTGCCGGGATCACGACCGGCAGGCGGCTGTGAATACGCAGGCGTTTAATGTGCGGGATAGCTTCAAGCTGGGTCAGCAACCAGTCCAGCTCATGATCTTTTGCCATCAGCGGATCGCCACCGGAAAAAATAATCTCATCCAGCTCTGAATGGGCCGCAATGTAATCCAGCGCAACCTGCCAGTTGCGTTTATTGCCCTGATTTTCGGCGTACGGGAAGTGTCGACGGAAGCAATAACGACAATTTACCGCACAACCGCCTTTCACCAGCAGCAGCGCGCGGTTGAGGTATTTGTGCAGTAAACCGGGCACCACGCTGTTCTGCTCTTCCAGCGGATCGGTGCTGTAACCCGGTGCAGTCACAAACTCATCCTGTGAGGTAAGTGTTTGTTTTAATAGCGGGTCATCAGGATTGCCTTTCTCCATGCGGGCAACAAATGCGCGGGGAACGCGCAGGGCAAAGAGCCGCTTCGCCTCACGGCCTGCAAGCAACTCTTGATGCTGATCGAGGTCTAAAAGACGCAGCAATTCATCAGGACTGGTGATTACATCGGCAAGTTGCGATAACCAATCTTCTCTGGACGGGGTGTTTAGGGTTACAATATGCGCCATTTTGTGGCTTAGCTACCAGTTAACAAATTTAGAGGGCCTTATGGCAACGTACTATAGCAACGATTTTCGTGCTGGTCTTAAAATCATGATGGACGGCGAACCGTATGCGGTTGAAGCCAGCGAATTCGTTAAACCAGGTAAAGGCCAGGCATTCGCACGCGTTAAGCTGCGCCGCCTGCTGACTGGCACCCGTGTTGAGAAAACCTTCAAGTCTACTGACTCTGCTGAAGGCGCTGATGTTGTTGATATGAACCTGACCTATCTGTACAACGACGGTGAGTTCTATCATTTCATGAACAACTCAACTTTCGAACAGCTGTCTGCTGATGAGAAAGCAGTAGGCGACAGCGCTAAATGGCTGCTGGATCAGGCTGAGTGCATCGTGACCCTGTGGAACGGCCAGCCTATCGCTGTGACCCCACCAAACTTCGTAGAGCTGGAAATCGTTGAAACCGATCCAGGCCTGAAAGGTGACACCGCAGGTACCGGCGGTAAGCCAGCCAAACTGTCTACCGGTGCAGTGGTTAAAGTTCCACTGTTCGTACAGACTGGCGAAGTGATCAAAGTGGATACCCGCTCCGGCGAATACGTGTCCCGCGTGAAGTAATTCATGTAAATGACGTAAGGCGCAGTGTCCGCTGCGCCTGATTTTTCAGGCAGGGATGATGAAACGTACCGTTAAAATTCTGCTTCTGTTAGCGCTTTCTGGCGCACTCCTTTCTGGCTGTAATACTGCCCGTGGCGTCGGTGAAGATGTCCAGGATCTGGGGCATATCATCTCTCACGCCGCCAGCTGATTACGTCCAATTTTCTGAAAACCGTATTCCTTTCCGTCAACTAACGGGATTTTGTCTATCCTTAAATGGCTATACACAACATCACGTTGGCGATAAAAGGACGACATTATGGTTAAAAAGACAATTGCAGCGATCTTTTCTGTTCTGGTGCTTTCATCAGTTTTAACCGCCTGTAATACCGCGCGTGGCGTCGGTCAGGATATTTCTGAAGGTGGTAGCGCAATCTCTGGTGCGGCAACCAAAGCTCAGCAGTAATCATAAACGGTACGGGACTAACGGGTGCCGTACCGTCAGCTTTCTGCTTCCTGCAGAGCTAAAAACGGTGAGAAACGCGTATCCATATGCAGCTTCATGCGGATATTCCGTTTATAGGTATACACCGTTTTTCCATTGATACTCAGGTGGCTGGCAATTTTCTGATTGCTTGCGCCGTCCATCCACAATGTCAGCACCTTCTCCTCCTGGCGGGTCAGCAGAGGGGCGGCAACTTGCGGTATTTCAAAGCTTGCACAGGATGTTAAGGCGTCGTTGATCACCACAGCCAGCTCCTCAAGGTCGGCGTTTTTCAACAACGAAGACCATACCGGGAACTGTGCCAGGTATCCCGCCATTTCATGTTCTTCACCCGACTGCAGTAAAATAAAGGGTAACGTTTTACTGGCATGCAGCAGAGAAGAGAGTTGCTGAAAATGATGAAGATCCTGCCGGAAACCGTGCAGATCGGCGATAACCAGCGTCGGTTTCCATTGCAGGATGTGCTCTCTGGCGAGGATGAGGTTATTCAGCCCGGTCACGACGAAATGGCCAGGGAATAAACCGGAATGATTGAGCCACGCTTCAAACCCTGCGCGGGTGAAGTGACACCGGTCAATCAAAAGAATTTTGAACATATTGTATTCGCAGTCGGCTAGTGGTTTGGCTTCCTGCCATCAGAAAGCACACCATCATAGGGAAGTCGGATGAGTGGTAAATGCCGGAACTACGCGGCATACTGAGGCTATTTCTTGCCTTAACCCGTTCAGCACAAAAGTATTGAAAAAAAATCGCACGCTAACCAAAATATGCGGCGTAATCTCTGCCTTACGGGACGACCCGTAAGCGCTTTACTCACCGGGGACGGCCCCAACTTACCTTTAAGTTAAGGAGCCTGATATGTCCTGGATTATTCTTGTTATTGCCGGTCTGCTCGAAGTGGTATGGGCGATAGGCCTGAAGTACACCCACGGTTTTACCCGCCTGACACCCAGCGTGATTACTCTTACTGCAATGATTGTGAGCATTGTCCTGCTGTCGTGGGCTATGCGCTCCCTGCCAGTGGGGACGGCTTATGCCGTCTGGACGGGAATTGGTGCCGTAGGCGCAGCCATCACCGGCATTCTGCTGCTGGGGGAGTCAGCGAGTCTGGCGCGCATCGCCAGCCTCGCCCTGATTGTGGCGGGTATTATTGGGCTGAAGCTCAGCGCACATTAATGCGGCTGTTCAACCCAGATAAGTTTTGAGACATCAAAACCTTGCCGGGTCGCGACGTCCAGCATCTGCTGTTTCATTTCTGGTGAAAGGGTCGGGGTGCGGGAGAGTATCCACAGATAATCGCGATCCGGCCCGCAAACCAGCGCATGGCGGTATTCTCTGTCGAGCGCTATCACGTTATATCCGCCGTAGAACGGGCCAAAGAATGAGACTTTCAGCGCGGCCCGGTGCGGGTCGCCGGTAAAGTACGCCTGACCAATTGACTGCTGCCATATCCCCCGTTCCGGGTTGTAACCACGGTTGATGACCTGAATACCGCCATCATCCATTGGGCTGTAATTGGCTGTGACTTTCTCTAAGCCCCGTTCGAACCGATGATCAAAACGGGCGATTTCATACCATGTGCCGAGGAACCGTTGCGCGTCGAAATTACTGACGACGGTGACACCGGGAGGCGGAGTAGGGGAACTGCAGGCAACCACTAAAAACGCGGCTGTCACTGCGGCGATAACAGGCAGAATGCGCATAGTTGTTTCCTTACTGTTTTTTGTTAAGTGTAGATTACAGCAAGGAAAATGTAGGGGGTTTTGCCGGGTAAGCATAGCGCCACCCGGCAATGTTTTACTGCAGAGAACTTAAGATACGGTAAGCCGCTTCAACGCGCGCCGGATTTGGGTAGCTCTTATTCGCCAGCATCACGATGCCGAGCTGCTTTTCCGGAATAAAGGCCACATAGCTGCCGAACCCGCCCGTCGACCCCGTTTTATGTACCCAGGAGGCTTTCACAGCAGGTGCTGCCGGGTGAATTTCCACGGCAGGCAGTGGAGCCAGTGCCACGTTATTGTCGCTGCCATTAACAACGGTTTTGGCATCTACCGGCCAGTTGAGCATCTCCCAGCCGAGTCCCTGATACATTGCACCGACTCGCCAGTAGCGCGACTGTGCAAGAGCGATCCCTTGTTTCAGGGAAGTATCTGATACGGCATCAGATGACATATTGGCCATCACCCAGCGCGCCATATCTTTAATGCTGGTTTTAACGCCATAAGCTTCGGCGTCCAGCATTCCCGGCGAAACGTGAACCGCTTTACCGTCACGATATCCCCACGCGTAGTGCTGTTCTTCTGCTTCTGGAACATGAATCCAGGTATGCGTGAGCTTCAGGGGTTTAAAGACCCGCTCAGTCATCGCCTGTTCAAAGTTCATGCCGGAAGGTTTAACCGCCAGTGCGCCAAACAGACCGATGCTGGCGTTCGCATAAAGGCGGGTTGTGCCCGGTTTCCACTGTGGCTGCCAGGACTGGTAAAAGCGCAGCAGCGACGCATTGTCAGTAACCTCATCCGGTA belongs to Enterobacter cloacae and includes:
- the yjiG gene encoding membrane protein — protein: MTALVRKNIMDMFIDGARRGFTIATTSLLPNVVMAFVIIQALKVTGLLDIVGKVCAPIMAIWGLPGEAATVLLAAVMSMGGGVGVCASLVATSTLNGHDATILLPAIYLMGNPVQNTGRCLGTAGVNPKYYPHIITICVINALLSLWVMQLLF
- a CDS encoding membrane protein — translated: MRVKVCAGIVGAALLLAGCSSSNELSAAGQGVRFVEDKPGSECQFLGTASGEQSNWMSGQHGEEGGSMRGAANALRNQAAAMGGNVIYGVSSPTQGMLSSFVPTASQMNGQVYKCPN
- a CDS encoding EF-P beta-lysylation protein EpmB, translating into MAHIVTLNTPSREDWLSQLADVITSPDELLRLLDLDQHQELLAGREAKRLFALRVPRAFVARMEKGNPDDPLLKQTLTSQDEFVTAPGYSTDPLEEQNSVVPGLLHKYLNRALLLVKGGCAVNCRYCFRRHFPYAENQGNKRNWQVALDYIAAHSELDEIIFSGGDPLMAKDHELDWLLTQLEAIPHIKRLRIHSRLPVVIPARITDGLVSRVEQSRLQVLLVNHINHANEIDEAFRSAMARLRKAGVTLLNQSVLLRGVNDSAHVLANLSNALFDAGVMPYYLHVLDRVQGAAHFMVTDEEARQIMRELLTLVSGYMVPKLAREIGGEPSKTPLDLQLRQS
- the efp gene encoding elongation factor P: MATYYSNDFRAGLKIMMDGEPYAVEASEFVKPGKGQAFARVKLRRLLTGTRVEKTFKSTDSAEGADVVDMNLTYLYNDGEFYHFMNNSTFEQLSADEKAVGDSAKWLLDQAECIVTLWNGQPIAVTPPNFVELEIVETDPGLKGDTAGTGGKPAKLSTGAVVKVPLFVQTGEVIKVDTRSGEYVSRVK
- a CDS encoding entericidin B: MVKKTIAAIFSVLVLSSVLTACNTARGVGQDISEGGSAISGAATKAQQ
- a CDS encoding helix-turn-helix transcriptional regulator, whose protein sequence is MFKILLIDRCHFTRAGFEAWLNHSGLFPGHFVVTGLNNLILAREHILQWKPTLVIADLHGFRQDLHHFQQLSSLLHASKTLPFILLQSGEEHEMAGYLAQFPVWSSLLKNADLEELAVVINDALTSCASFEIPQVAAPLLTRQEEKVLTLWMDGASNQKIASHLSINGKTVYTYKRNIRMKLHMDTRFSPFLALQEAES
- the sugE gene encoding multidrug transporter, with protein sequence MSWIILVIAGLLEVVWAIGLKYTHGFTRLTPSVITLTAMIVSIVLLSWAMRSLPVGTAYAVWTGIGAVGAAITGILLLGESASLARIASLALIVAGIIGLKLSAH
- the blaACT-49 gene encoding cephalosporin-hydrolyzing class C beta-lactamase ACT-49 (similar to AA sequence:Bacterial Antimicrobial Resistance Reference Gene Database (PRJNA313047):blaACT-49:NG050712:1frame) → MMKKTLCCALLLGLSCSALAATLSEKQLADTVEQTVTPLMKAQAIPGMAVAVIYQGKPYYFTFGKADVAANKPVTAQTLFELGSVSKTFTGVLGGDAIARGEISLTDPVTKYWPELTGKQWQDIRLLDLATYTAGGLPLQVPDEVTDNASLLRFYQSWQPQWKPGTTRLYANASIGLFGALAVKPSGMNFEQAMTERVFKPLKLTHTWIHVPEAEEQHYAWGYRDGKAVHVSPGMLDAEAYGVKTSIKDMARWVMANMSSDAVSDTSLKQGIALAQSRYWRVGAMYQGLGWEMLNWPVDAKTVVNGSDNNVALAPLPAVEIHPAAPAVKASWVHKTGSTGGFGSYVAFIPEKQLGIVMLANKSYPNPARVEAAYRILSSLQ